A portion of the Gossypium arboreum isolate Shixiya-1 chromosome 8, ASM2569848v2, whole genome shotgun sequence genome contains these proteins:
- the LOC108468325 gene encoding uncharacterized protein LOC108468325: MDIDLALKEEQLASLTAESTPDVKRDFESIPEAFRGTEFEEITQAKGFLDEIEKRFAKNDKVGIKSLLTSLMSIKYNGQGNVKEYIMEMFHTTSRIKALKIKLSEELLVLMVLVSLPAQFNQFKISYNCQKEK, encoded by the exons ATGGACATAGACCTTGCACTAAAGGAAGAACAACTTGCATCTCTCACTGCGGAAAGCACCCCTGATGTTAAGAGGGATTTTGAGAG CATTCCAGAAGCCTTTAGGGGAACAGAATTTGAAGAGATTACTCAGGCTAAGGGTTTccttgatgaaattgagaaacgTTTTGCTAAAAACGATAAGGTTGGAATAAAATCACTtctgacttctttgatgtctataaagtataatggtcaaGGAAACGTAAAGGAGTACATTATGGAGATGTTCCATACTACTTCAAGAATTAAGGCACTTAAGATCAAGCTTTCTGAAGAATTACTTgttcttatggttttggtatcACTTCCTGCAcagtttaatcaatttaaaattagttataactgtcAAAAGGAGAAATAG